The sequence below is a genomic window from Paenibacillus silvisoli.
TGTGCAGCAGACGGATCAGCTTCGGAATGGCGGCGATCGTGCCGGACAAATCCTGTCCCTCGCCGCCGCCTGCATGCTGCAAAATGATCGAGCCCGGCTGGAGCGTTTTTTTGATATTGATCAGAATGCTGTTGCTGTCGAGGCTCTTCCAGTCGACGGAATCGACATCCCAGTTGACGACGATATACCCCCAGCTGCGAAGAAGTGCGACTTGCTGCGGCGTAATTTCGCCGTAAGGCGGGCGAATGAATTTCGGGCTGTAGCCTGCCAGCGGACGCAATATCCAGTCGGTCTTCCAAACCTGTTGCTCAAAGGCATACTTGGAGATGCGCGAGAAAACCGCATGATCGTACGAATGATTGCCGATGATATGGCCTTCCCGGCGAATCCGCTGCACCAAGGCCGGATATTTGGCAGCGCGGGAGCCGACGACGAAGAAGGTTGCCTGAACCCGATAGCGGGCAAGCATGTCCAGTACCTTCGGCGTGTAGCGCGGATCCGGCACATCATCGAAGGTGAGCGCCACTTTGCGGGACTGGCGGGGGCCCCAGGTTACGAACGAGCCGGGAAACCGCTGCTGCAGCGCGACCCAGGATACCGCTTCCCGTTTGACCTGCTTCTTCTTCTTCCTTCGCTTACGTCCGTTTTGAAAAGATGGCTCGGCACCGCTGTCGCTGCCCTTAGCGTCGTATGTACTCATCTGCTGCTGACCGGCAGGGTGTTGAATGGCAGAGGAGCTGGCAGCGGTAGTGCCTTCGCCTAATGTGGAGCACGAAATGACCGTCCAGGCGATCAGCAGCGCGAACATCCGTTTTGGATCAGGCATTTTGATCATCTCTATCCCTCCGCCCCCTCTGTCGAATGGATGGCACGCAGCCGTGCAGTCATCCGGTAGATTACATTTTGCCCCGCCTTTCCTTGATCATGCATGCAAAACCTCTTTACATGGTCCGCCTCAAGCACGTAACATGGAAAGGGAATAAGTCGTAAAGGAGATAGAACATGCCAACGATCGATATGCCTCTGAAAGAATTGCAAGCGTATACAGGAATCAATCCGAAGCCTGCCGATTTCGATGCTTATTGGGAGCGTGCCTTGAACGAGATGCGTCAGGTCGACGCCGCGATCGAGCTCGTGCCGAGCGCGTTTCAGACGCCGCAGGCGGAATGCTTCGACCTTTACTTTACCGGCGTAAAGGGCGCCCGCGTGCATGCCCAATATGTGCGTCCTCGCCATACGGCGGAGCCGCACCCGGCTGTCGTGCAATTCCATGGCTACACCGGAAATCGAGGCGATTGGACGGAGCGTCTGGCGTACGCATCCCTGGGCTTCTCCGTATTCGCGCTGGATTGCCGCGGACAAGGCGGCAAGTCCGAGGATTCCGGCAGCGTGAAAGGGAACACCCACCACGGCCATATTATCCGCGGTCTCGACGATGAGCCGGACAAGCTGCTGTTCCGCGACATCTTCCTCGATACGGCGCAGCTTGCGGGCATCGCGCTGAGCATGCCGGAGGTCGATCCGAATCGCGTATACGCGATGGGCGGCTCGCAGGGCGGCGCGCTGACGATCGCCTGCGCGGCGCTTGAGCCTCGTATTGCCAAGCTGGCGCCGGTCTTCCCGTTCCTGAGCGACTATCGCCGCGTCTGGGAGATGGACCTGGCTAAGGACGCTTACCATGAGCTGCGCACGTTCTTCCGTCATTTCGATCCGCAGCATGAGCGCGAAGACGAAATCTTCACGAAGCTGGGTTACATCGATATTCAGCATTTGGCGAACCGCATCCAAGGCGAAGTGCTGATGGGCGTCGGCCTGATGGATACGATCTGCCCGCCGTCCACCCAATTCGCGGCCTACAACAAAATCACATCGAAGAAGCGGCTGGAAATTTTCCCGGATTTCGGCCATGAAGGCTTACCGGGCTTGAACGATAAAGTCATGCAATTTTTGTTGGCGGAATAGAAGAGGAGGCGGAAGCGATGCTGATTGGAGCACAAGAGAAGCTCGTCATGATCGGCGATTCGATTACGGATTGCGGACGGGCTAGGCCGGTTGGAGAAGGATTGTTCGATGCGATCGGCAAAGGCTATGTCGGCCTTGTCGATGCGCTCATTACGGCTGCCTATCC
It includes:
- a CDS encoding polysaccharide deacetylase family protein, coding for MIKMPDPKRMFALLIAWTVISCSTLGEGTTAASSSAIQHPAGQQQMSTYDAKGSDSGAEPSFQNGRKRRKKKKQVKREAVSWVALQQRFPGSFVTWGPRQSRKVALTFDDVPDPRYTPKVLDMLARYRVQATFFVVGSRAAKYPALVQRIRREGHIIGNHSYDHAVFSRISKYAFEQQVWKTDWILRPLAGYSPKFIRPPYGEITPQQVALLRSWGYIVVNWDVDSVDWKSLDSNSILINIKKTLQPGSIILQHAGGGEGQDLSGTIAAIPKLIRLLHSKGYQIVTLPELLNRPEARGRRTR
- a CDS encoding alpha/beta fold hydrolase, whose amino-acid sequence is MPTIDMPLKELQAYTGINPKPADFDAYWERALNEMRQVDAAIELVPSAFQTPQAECFDLYFTGVKGARVHAQYVRPRHTAEPHPAVVQFHGYTGNRGDWTERLAYASLGFSVFALDCRGQGGKSEDSGSVKGNTHHGHIIRGLDDEPDKLLFRDIFLDTAQLAGIALSMPEVDPNRVYAMGGSQGGALTIACAALEPRIAKLAPVFPFLSDYRRVWEMDLAKDAYHELRTFFRHFDPQHEREDEIFTKLGYIDIQHLANRIQGEVLMGVGLMDTICPPSTQFAAYNKITSKKRLEIFPDFGHEGLPGLNDKVMQFLLAE